From a single Terriglobia bacterium genomic region:
- a CDS encoding four helix bundle protein produces the protein MQDFTKLDVWQRAHSMTLDLYRKTKSFPREEIYGLTSQIRRSASSIGANIAEGCGREGEAELSRFLQIALGSASELQYHLLLARDLSYIPATDYERVATEVTGVKKMLTSLVQKVRAASAS, from the coding sequence ATGCAGGACTTCACCAAACTGGATGTCTGGCAGAGGGCCCACTCGATGACTTTGGACTTATACCGCAAAACGAAATCATTCCCACGTGAGGAGATATACGGTCTTACCAGCCAGATTCGACGCTCCGCCAGTTCAATTGGAGCGAATATTGCTGAAGGGTGCGGACGGGAAGGAGAAGCCGAATTGAGCCGGTTTCTTCAGATTGCACTCGGCTCTGCCAGCGAACTGCAGTACCACTTGTTACTTGCTCGCGACTTGTCGTACATACCCGCCACAGATTACGAACGTGTTGCTACGGAGGTCACGGGTGTGAAGAAGATGCTGACTTCACTAGTGCAGAAAGTCCGAGCGGCATCAGCAAGTTAG
- the dprA gene encoding DNA-processing protein DprA: MSIANTAPAAHQLHWLALALTPSLGPSRCRRLVEHFGSANAVFRATLTELEAAGLQAVAAQSIALGKSAELAQEEMVRAASVGAQILTLDDPAYPPLLKQIYDPPVALYVRGDPAILSIPAIGVVGTRHPTPYGLGMAERLACDLSARGIIIISGMARGVDAAAHRGALAAKAKTAAVFGTGIDVYYPRENSRLADQILALGGALVTEFPVGSFAAPQNFPIRNRIISGLSVGVLVVEAGEYSGTRITARCALEQNRELFAVPGNVTNRNSWGPNTLIKQGAKLTATWEDIWEDLPTDVRLKLEADRPSATEPGATASLFQSEAMPPHERKVLAVLKADESTQIDDIVEKLEGVMSSSEIFAALFDLELAGKIRQMPGKNFVKTF, translated from the coding sequence ATGTCCATCGCGAACACCGCTCCCGCCGCTCATCAGCTTCACTGGCTGGCGCTGGCGCTGACGCCATCGTTGGGGCCGAGCCGATGCCGGCGGCTGGTGGAGCATTTCGGCAGTGCGAACGCGGTGTTCCGCGCCACTCTCACGGAACTGGAAGCCGCCGGGCTGCAAGCGGTAGCCGCGCAATCCATCGCGTTGGGCAAGTCGGCGGAGCTGGCGCAGGAAGAGATGGTGCGCGCGGCCAGCGTGGGCGCGCAGATCCTGACGCTCGACGATCCCGCATATCCGCCGCTGCTGAAGCAGATCTACGATCCCCCGGTGGCGCTGTACGTCCGCGGCGATCCGGCCATCCTCTCGATTCCCGCCATTGGAGTCGTCGGTACCAGGCACCCGACGCCGTACGGGTTGGGCATGGCCGAGCGGCTTGCCTGCGACCTTTCGGCCCGTGGCATCATCATTATTAGTGGCATGGCCCGCGGCGTAGACGCGGCCGCGCACCGGGGCGCCCTGGCCGCCAAGGCAAAGACCGCCGCCGTCTTCGGCACCGGCATCGACGTTTACTATCCCCGCGAAAACAGCAGGCTCGCCGACCAGATTCTCGCTCTTGGGGGCGCGCTGGTTACGGAATTTCCGGTGGGCTCGTTTGCCGCGCCGCAGAATTTTCCGATTCGCAACCGCATTATCAGCGGCCTGTCGGTGGGCGTGCTGGTGGTGGAGGCGGGCGAGTACAGCGGGACGCGCATCACCGCGCGCTGTGCGCTGGAGCAGAACCGCGAACTGTTTGCCGTGCCGGGCAATGTCACTAACCGCAATTCGTGGGGCCCGAACACGCTCATCAAGCAGGGCGCGAAATTGACGGCGACGTGGGAGGACATCTGGGAAGACCTGCCGACCGACGTGCGCCTGAAGCTGGAGGCGGACCGGCCTTCGGCAACGGAGCCGGGTGCGACGGCATCCCTGTTCCAGTCCGAAGCCATGCCGCCGCACGAACGCAAAGTGCTGGCCGTACTGAAAGCCGACGAGTCCACGCAGATTGATGACATCGTGGAGAAGCTGGAGGGCGTCATGTCGTCGTCGGAGATTTTTGCCGCGCTCTTTGATTTGGAGTTGGCGGGCAAGATCCGGCAGATGCCGGGAAAGAACTTTGTCAAGACGTTTTGA